CTGCCAATGGCAGCCTGAATGTTATGTACTTAACGAGTGTTAAGACTCGCAGTGGTTACTTACCATCAAAAGTAAACGACTGACCTGCAAGAGCGGCTTCAAACATTAAGCCACCTTTAGCGGCGGTAAATATCGCCATACCATTAATATAGGCTGCTGCAGCGGCATGATTACTGCCTGCTTGTCCTGCACCGGCTGAATTACCTGTGGTACCGACTTGCGCATTAGCACCAAGATTAATCGCTACTGCTGACGCCTGAGCACTAAATTCAAAGCTGCCGCTGGTGAAGTCATTATATGCTTTGGCATCTTTAAAGAAGATAATTTCGCTATAGGCTTGTCCACCTAGCTGAAAACCGATCGAGAGTTGGGTTAATGTAGAATCACCCATATAAGTATCACTTTGGAATACACGACCATTTCCGTACGCCGCACCAATACCGATACCGCCTTTAGCTACGCTAGGGAATATGGCATAACCATAAGCTGTTTGAAATAAATGCCGACTTTCATTGGCCTTTTTAAAATTGGTAATGGCGTCGCTATAAGCTTCTTCGTCAGCAAAACTAGGAGCTGAAAACGCAAAGCTTAATAACACGATAAAACTAGAAAAAACTAAGCTAATTGAACGTTTCATAAATAACCTCGGTGACTATATTGTCATGATAAAACTGGCCATAGAGTAGCATAACCCTTAAATGACGTGCGTTAATAAACATTTATACTCGGCTTAAGCCAATATACCGTAGCACAAGGTTGTAAAGTGATACTTACAGCAGTATTGGCTGCACTAATTTTTTTTGTCAGCGCTATTTTTGGCAGAATGATCAGCGGTATCTTGCTCATCTTGCTCTGCCATTAACTGATGTAGATAGGTTATTTCATCATCATCTAGTAACTGATTAGTTGTCGATTCAGTTGGCGTGGCAGCGTTGCTGGTGGAGTTGAGTATGCCACGCAAATAGGCTGATCGCGTCACTTGCTGAATACCATATAAAGCAAACACATATACTGTGAGCAATAAGCTTAACCGTGTTACTGCTTGAATTAACAAAGGCACTGAGTCACCTAGGTAAAACGGTAAATAGACTAATACAATTCGCAATACCCAATTAATCAAAATACCAATAGTTAATACGCTTAACCAACGAAAACGAATGACTTGTAAGTTAGGCTGTCTACTCGCCAAATATTGTGGCCGATAGTGAGACAATAAGCGGTAAATCGCCCAGAAATAACTTATGGTTTGTAGCATTAATAATATCGGTAAGATCACAGCCAGCAGGCTGATACTGTTTAATTCAGCGAGTGATGCAATGGTATTGTTTGAGCTTTTGGGATCAATACTGATATGAAATAATATGGCTGAACTGGTGACTAAGGTAACCAAAATAGCACAGCCAAAATGTTTGATTAATAATGGTTGATAGTCTTGTTCAGTTAGGCTGCTTTTACAGTATAAATACAGCATGGGCATGAGTAAAAAATAGATAGGAATGAATAGCGTTAGGGTTAAATGGATTGGAATAGGTGTGGTTTCTTGAGTCAGTAACCCGGTTAAGAAATAACAGCCGATCAGTAAAAATATCCCAGCTAGCAGGCTATGGCTGCGAGTGTTGCTTTGGTAAATATAATGAACATACAGGCCTACCCCAAGGCAATGGATACCTCCAAGTAAGGAAAGCCACCAGTATGTTTGAATAAATAAATCATTAAATTGGTTCATTTTCACTCTCTTTGACGACAGTGAATACTAACCTACTTTCAGCTAAGCAAGTAGTTTACGATTGTTAACCTTGCTCAGCTTTACGTAAATGTCTATTGGATACTTTTTCTGGTGGTAAGCCCGGTGCGGGTTTACGCTCGGCAAGTAAATGCTTAATCGCCATAATGGGATGTGGTAACAACATTCTTGGTCCAGCAAACATCATAATTTCGCGTGCTTTTTGCTTCATATGAGGCTTATAACAATGCACTGGGCATTTATTACATGTTGGTTTTTCTTGGCCGTAGGGGCAACGATCTAAGCGAGTATTGGCATAGCTTAAAAACTCACTACATTGTTGACATACACCTTTGGAAGGTTTGAGTGGGTGGTGCGCTTTACAATAGATTTCAACCATAGCTTGCATTGTTCGAAACTCATAGAGTAATTGACCCCTTAATAATTCTGCCTCAGCCATAGTGTTATCCCTGATTTAATACCTTAGTAAAATAGTCGGATATTGGTAGTGTAAGCGTGATAATAAGAGCTGACAAACTCAGCTTATTTAACTTTGACCTTAGCCGCAAAATCAACTTCTTATGAGGTTAAGATCGCAAAAAAGGTTGAAACAGCAGCTAAATTGGGGATGATCTATGACTTGTTACAGATTAATATAGTTAAATAGTTGATTTTATAGTGTACATTGAAATAATAATGGTTGGTGCTTAAAAAAAACAGCGCTAGCATTAAAACTGTTACATTGCCTCATAATGAATACCATTGTGAGTGAGATAAAATCGTGTGTTACGGCACATCATCAGCAAGGTGGAAGCCTAATGAAGTTAATTTTAATTGTCATATTGGTTGCAATCGCTCTGTATCTATACAGACGTACTCAAGCGGTGGCAAAACAAGAGCTTGATAAAACCGATCGTAATACCACGGGAGATCCATCATCGACTGAGGTCGTTCAATCTTCATCGATAACCGCAGACGATACTACTAAGACCGACGCTGAGCCGCATACCATCATCGATACCAATGTGGATACAACCGCTGCTCATAGTGTTGATGTCGATAAGCTCGACCCAATCGTGTTGGTAGATGAGCCTAAGGTGTCAGTTGAGTCCATTATTGAACCTGTCGAAACCGTTAAAATACCTGCAGAACCGATTGATACGCCTAAACCTCAACAAGCCGATAGCCTGCAAATTGATGAGATTACCGAGCCAGAGCGTGCGCCAGATGATATCCAAGCCACTATTGATATCAGTAAGGCTGATTTAGTGAATAAGGCTGATGCTGTTAGTCAGGTTGAAGTTAAGATCAAAGCGATTGAGAATGTAACGGCTGAAGTGTTCAGTTATCAAGGGCAGCCCTTGAATTTAGATAGCGTCGAAGGCGACTGGGCAAGTGAGAGCTTTATACAACAAGTTAACGCTGCCAACAACGCCAGCGAGCTTACAAGTCAGCACGATGGCTTAGTCAATGTGATTAATCATTGCTACAAAATGCGCAAGCAGAATAATTATTGCCAATATGGCGCCGCTTTACAGTTGACCTATTTAGAGGTTTATCGTGCATTACATCAGCAATATATGACTCAAAAAAGTACTGACGAAATTAAGTCGCCAGCATTTATGCCGTTATCAACCTTACTAAATGATGTGGGTCAGTTTGATGAGGCTGTGAAGGTGTGCCAGCAAGCGCTTGAATACCAATTAACCGACGGAACGGTTACTGGGTATGAAGGGCGAATAAAACGAATCGAAAAAGCTAAAGCTAAAGTGAGCTAACAGGCTAATCAATACTGTTGCATGGATATCAGGTATGATATTCAAAAGGAAAGCGAACCTTGGTTCGCTTTTTTGTTGCTTCAGATCCAATGATTTCAAGGTTGAAAATGACATTAATCACTCGCACATTGTGCAAAATATTGCTGATAACCGCTACGCTAGCTTTACTTAGCGGGTGTATTCGCACTCCTGAATGGACCTTATTTTATGTGGCAGACCAAACACCGCTGCCGACGCACATTGCACAACAAGAACATATTTCCGGTTATTACGATTCATTAGAACAATGCCAAGCTAAAGGTGCTGGAATGTTACGCCTACAGGCATCATCAGTGCCCACAGATAAAGCGTTTGTTTGTGGTGAACAGTGTCAGATTGATGATAAGCAGCAATTACAGTGTAAAAGCCAAGTCGTTGGGGCTGTGCACAATGCAATTTAAGCAAGATTTTTTTGAACAATTAGTAGGCTTTTATTCGCAAGTTTATCCTTTACCAATTAGTAACCCTCATTGGCTTGGTTGGAGTGATGACGCCGCAAAACTAATTGGTTTACAAAAGCCTAATGATGAATTGCTGATGCAGTTATCGGCTAACTATGCCGCCCCTGGCGCCAGTTACTATGCGCAAGTGTATAGTGGTCATCAATTTGGCGGCTACACCCCCAGACTAGGCGATGGTCGTTCAATTATATTAGGCGAAGCCATTGGTCCTAATGGCGCCTGGGATGTCGCCTTAAAAGGTGGTGGCCCAACACCGTATTCTCGTCAAGGTGATGGTAGGGCGGTAATGCGTTCTGCGGTGCGTGAGTTTTTAGTCTCTGAAGCGCTTGCTGCGCTCAATGTGCCTACCAGTCGTGCTTTAGCTGTTATTGGTTCCGATTTACCGGTATGGCGCGAAAGCCAAGAAACTGCTGCTATAACGGTACGCTTGGCTAAAAGTCACATTCGGTTTGGCCATTTTGAATATTTTTTTCATAGCGAACGCGGCGATACTGGCAAACTGACTCAATTGGTTAATTTTACCATTCAGCAGCATTTTCCACATTTATCAGCCGACGCTGCAGGTTATAAACAGTGGTTTCATGAAGTGGTGCAATCGACTGCAAAAATGATTGCCCATTGGCAGTCGGTTGGTTTTGCTCATGGGGTGATGAATACCGACAACATGTCGATAATCGGTGATACCTTCGATTTTGGCCCCTTTGCATTTTTAGATACCTTTAAAGAAGGCTTTG
This region of Shewanella livingstonensis genomic DNA includes:
- a CDS encoding YSC84-related protein; this translates as MKRSISLVFSSFIVLLSFAFSAPSFADEEAYSDAITNFKKANESRHLFQTAYGYAIFPSVAKGGIGIGAAYGNGRVFQSDTYMGDSTLTQLSIGFQLGGQAYSEIIFFKDAKAYNDFTSGSFEFSAQASAVAINLGANAQVGTTGNSAGAGQAGSNHAAAAAYINGMAIFTAAKGGLMFEAALAGQSFTFDGK
- a CDS encoding protein adenylyltransferase SelO, producing MQFKQDFFEQLVGFYSQVYPLPISNPHWLGWSDDAAKLIGLQKPNDELLMQLSANYAAPGASYYAQVYSGHQFGGYTPRLGDGRSIILGEAIGPNGAWDVALKGGGPTPYSRQGDGRAVMRSAVREFLVSEALAALNVPTSRALAVIGSDLPVWRESQETAAITVRLAKSHIRFGHFEYFFHSERGDTGKLTQLVNFTIQQHFPHLSADAAGYKQWFHEVVQSTAKMIAHWQSVGFAHGVMNTDNMSIIGDTFDFGPFAFLDTFKEGFVCNHSDHEGRYAFGQQPAVGLWNLKRLAQALAPIIESNDLIVALNTYQAALVKQYLSLMRAKLGLPQPSSNSNILSEAAQVKQDQQDLHLVGQLTVLLEANQLDYSNSLRRFGQVDPNRSDSALRNDMIDVAGFDTWYKAYQDRVGEVADVDVWQGNRNGVNPKYILRNYLAQEAIIDIEESGDNRKLLQLQQLLSRPFDEQPEMEDFAKRPPEWGQGLIMSCSS
- a CDS encoding nitrous oxide-stimulated promoter family protein, coding for MAEAELLRGQLLYEFRTMQAMVEIYCKAHHPLKPSKGVCQQCSEFLSYANTRLDRCPYGQEKPTCNKCPVHCYKPHMKQKAREIMMFAGPRMLLPHPIMAIKHLLAERKPAPGLPPEKVSNRHLRKAEQG